From the Thermococcus sp. 18S1 genome, one window contains:
- a CDS encoding uracil-DNA glycosylase family protein: MLLRFEHLKEVGEVYINPGNLKVLPLVLRGWRDFLSLDEETYGVYARTVYNPNERFLVVNERDEKTARQLEGLYRELLQEPTRFCREEYYRYQLHVGEFEGLPFANGWVGSGIVLVGEAPGRRGCGKTGICFYHDASGMLLRKTLFSLGVNPDFIYITNVVKCNPPDNRLRGFGEGELELLGRELEAVKPRAIFAIGRTAEKALKRLGYEPTYLRHPAWYVRRGQREPTGEILKEYSVIKRAFGRTFNSWKP, from the coding sequence ATGCTCCTGCGCTTTGAACACCTCAAAGAGGTCGGTGAAGTTTACATAAATCCGGGCAATCTGAAAGTCCTCCCGCTGGTCCTCCGAGGCTGGAGGGATTTTCTCTCCCTTGATGAGGAGACATATGGTGTTTATGCCAGAACAGTATACAACCCCAACGAGCGCTTCCTCGTCGTGAACGAAAGGGATGAAAAAACCGCCAGGCAGCTTGAGGGCCTCTATCGCGAGCTCCTCCAAGAACCCACGAGGTTCTGCCGCGAGGAATATTACCGCTATCAGCTCCATGTGGGGGAGTTCGAAGGACTACCCTTCGCCAACGGCTGGGTTGGTTCGGGGATCGTCCTTGTCGGAGAGGCACCTGGGAGACGGGGCTGTGGGAAGACCGGGATATGCTTCTACCACGATGCCTCGGGCATGCTCCTCAGGAAAACTCTGTTCAGCCTGGGCGTCAATCCGGACTTCATCTACATAACCAACGTTGTGAAGTGCAACCCGCCCGATAACAGGCTGAGGGGCTTCGGCGAGGGCGAGCTTGAGCTTCTTGGGAGGGAACTTGAGGCTGTGAAGCCGAGGGCCATCTTCGCCATCGGCAGGACGGCCGAGAAGGCTCTAAAACGGCTCGGCTATGAACCCACGTACCTTCGACACCCTGCCTGGTACGTACGCAGGGGACAGCGGGAGCCAACTGGGGAGATTCTGAAGGAGTATTCTGTGATAAAAAGAGCCTTTGGAAGGACCTTCAATTCTTGGAAACCCTGA
- a CDS encoding nicotinate-nucleotide--dimethylbenzimidazole phosphoribosyltransferase, with protein sequence MKSLFLLVLGNTEMNTPGTVPEPTKLKPVTDAEYLFHEKPLTIDTMPITPEGYPAPVIITKAAKELAGFPVLVVRGGTYLAPLVPHIHISNAVGRDPGKKPALPEFGEIIKRARLLGEELNKSPIDELVIGESIPGGTGTAQAVLWALGYSEGTNSTSQETPQNPEESAILGAFKRAGIERGELRNNPLEALRQFGDPAMAAAVGLSIGFRRRVVLAGGTQMLAVSAVLKALGESLDRFMIATTKWTVNDRRAPFLGITKELGVITYAADLDFSKSEFSQLKSYCEEPMNEEAGAGGATWLAVKAGFSPADISAKVEELYERLVGM encoded by the coding sequence ATGAAGAGCCTCTTCCTTCTCGTTCTTGGGAACACCGAGATGAACACCCCTGGCACGGTTCCAGAGCCAACAAAGCTAAAGCCCGTTACCGATGCGGAGTACCTCTTCCACGAGAAGCCACTGACGATAGACACGATGCCCATAACCCCCGAGGGCTATCCTGCCCCCGTGATAATAACCAAGGCGGCGAAAGAGCTCGCCGGTTTCCCAGTTCTTGTCGTCAGGGGCGGGACGTACCTGGCCCCGCTAGTTCCACACATCCACATAAGCAACGCCGTCGGAAGGGATCCCGGGAAGAAACCCGCCCTCCCGGAGTTTGGCGAAATAATAAAGCGCGCCAGACTTCTGGGGGAGGAACTCAACAAGAGCCCTATCGACGAGCTCGTCATAGGCGAGTCGATCCCGGGTGGGACAGGGACGGCCCAGGCTGTCCTCTGGGCGCTTGGTTACAGTGAAGGAACAAACTCTACATCACAGGAAACCCCTCAAAATCCAGAGGAGAGTGCAATCCTGGGGGCATTTAAGCGCGCGGGAATTGAACGGGGTGAACTGAGAAACAACCCGCTAGAGGCCCTCAGGCAGTTCGGCGACCCTGCGATGGCCGCGGCTGTAGGCCTGTCCATTGGATTCAGAAGGAGGGTCGTTCTGGCCGGCGGAACACAGATGCTGGCCGTTTCTGCCGTTCTCAAGGCCCTGGGAGAAAGCCTCGACCGCTTTATGATAGCGACCACAAAGTGGACGGTAAACGACAGAAGAGCCCCGTTCCTTGGAATTACAAAGGAACTGGGGGTAATCACCTACGCAGCAGACCTTGACTTCTCGAAGAGTGAATTCAGTCAGCTGAAGAGTTATTGTGAAGAACCTATGAACGAGGAGGCAGGGGCCGGAGGGGCAACGTGGCTGGCGGTTAAGGCGGGCTTCTCGCCCGCGGACATCTCCGCCAAGGTGGAAGAGCTCTACGAGAGACTTGTAGGGATGTAA
- a CDS encoding molybdenum cofactor biosynthesis protein B, with protein MGAEEHKRTAPKKFKFAVITVSDTASRGEKEDKSGKFLIEELEKAGHEKVYYAVVPDEKMAIIGAVVEAFRAGAEVVVTSGGTGIASRDVTIESIRPLFDKELTGFGEIFRLLSYEEIGTAAVMTRATAGVIRSSGRTMAVFCLPGSLGAARTGIKIILKEAGHVLKHGRE; from the coding sequence ATGGGAGCGGAGGAACACAAGAGAACGGCTCCAAAGAAGTTTAAGTTCGCGGTCATAACGGTTAGCGACACCGCGAGCAGGGGTGAGAAGGAGGATAAGAGCGGGAAGTTTCTCATCGAGGAGCTGGAGAAGGCTGGACATGAGAAGGTGTACTATGCGGTCGTTCCCGACGAGAAGATGGCTATAATCGGTGCCGTTGTCGAGGCCTTCAGAGCGGGGGCGGAGGTTGTGGTTACCTCCGGTGGAACGGGTATAGCCAGCAGGGATGTGACGATAGAGAGCATCAGGCCCCTCTTCGATAAGGAACTGACGGGCTTCGGGGAGATTTTCAGGCTTCTCAGCTACGAGGAGATAGGCACAGCCGCGGTCATGACGAGGGCAACCGCGGGGGTAATCAGGAGCTCTGGCAGAACCATGGCCGTCTTCTGCCTGCCCGGCAGTCTCGGCGCGGCAAGGACAGGTATCAAAATCATCCTCAAAGAGGCCGGCCATGTACTCAAACACGGGAGGGAGTGA